One genomic window of Polyangium aurulentum includes the following:
- the glyS gene encoding glycine--tRNA ligase subunit beta, producing the protein MSQTRDLLLEIGCEELPASFVDAALRALPDLAKKRFSDLRLAHGEMIALGTPRRLSLVIKGLAERQPDLEEEVTGPPVRAAFKDGAPTKAAEAFATKLGCSIADLRRVETPKGEYLVGTRRETGGAADALLPEALVAIASAIPFRKSMRWGTGEFAFGRPIQWIVALFGDRVIDLELAGIKSGKTSYGHRFLAPGAVEIAAAGEYVDVMRKAHVLVDPEERARVMRERLLAAAKEAGGTLIEDEFLIGENLSLVEEPHVIVGGYGNEFLELPERVILEVAKGHQRYFGVRGSDGRLLPKYLSVVNTALHPENIRRGNDSVMRARLSDARFFYTEDLKVPLAERRQKLAGIVFQKRLGTVLGKAERIERLARELGLLLQLPEATIMAAASGAHLAKCDLVTLMVGEFPELEGEMGRAYALAQGVSPDVANVIREHYQPKGAHEATPKSDAGALVSIADRLDTLVGCFAIGLSPTGATDPYGLRRACLGVLRTLLDRGFDLRISDAFRAAYDGYASVKLDLGPAELSDKLGDFFNERLRGLLAGELPGDVVAAALGVAAERPIDVRARALAIAQLDAATRASVGEVFKRATNIASGAPIGEPTPPRVEDHASEIKLYEGYISLREKLAALRRESDYGAALREVAAFAPLLHQYFVDVYVMTDDVAVRENRLRLMRAIAETCATLAKLELLGERKDA; encoded by the coding sequence ATGTCTCAAACGCGCGACCTCCTGCTCGAGATCGGCTGCGAAGAGCTGCCGGCTTCGTTCGTGGACGCGGCCCTCCGCGCTCTGCCCGACCTCGCCAAGAAGCGGTTCTCCGATCTCAGGCTCGCCCACGGCGAGATGATTGCCCTCGGTACGCCACGCCGACTTTCCCTCGTGATCAAAGGCCTCGCCGAGCGGCAGCCCGATCTCGAGGAGGAGGTCACGGGCCCTCCGGTCAGGGCGGCCTTCAAGGACGGCGCGCCCACGAAGGCGGCCGAGGCGTTCGCCACGAAGCTCGGCTGCTCGATCGCTGATCTGCGCCGCGTCGAGACGCCGAAGGGCGAGTACCTCGTCGGCACGCGGCGCGAGACGGGCGGCGCGGCCGATGCGCTCCTGCCCGAGGCGCTCGTCGCCATCGCGAGCGCGATCCCGTTCCGCAAGTCGATGCGCTGGGGCACGGGCGAGTTCGCGTTCGGCCGGCCCATCCAATGGATCGTCGCGCTCTTCGGAGACCGCGTGATCGACCTCGAGCTCGCAGGGATCAAGAGCGGGAAAACCTCGTACGGCCACCGCTTCCTCGCGCCTGGTGCGGTCGAGATCGCCGCAGCCGGCGAGTACGTGGACGTCATGCGCAAGGCGCACGTGCTCGTCGATCCGGAGGAGCGAGCGCGCGTGATGCGCGAGCGCCTGCTCGCGGCGGCCAAGGAGGCGGGCGGCACGCTCATCGAGGACGAGTTCTTGATCGGCGAGAACCTCTCGCTCGTCGAGGAGCCTCACGTCATCGTGGGCGGCTACGGCAACGAGTTCCTCGAGCTGCCCGAGCGGGTGATCCTCGAGGTGGCCAAGGGCCATCAGCGCTACTTCGGCGTGCGCGGCTCCGATGGCCGCCTCTTGCCGAAGTACCTGTCGGTCGTGAACACGGCCCTGCACCCCGAGAACATCCGGCGTGGCAACGACAGCGTGATGCGGGCGCGCCTGTCGGACGCGCGCTTCTTCTACACCGAGGATCTCAAGGTCCCGCTCGCCGAGCGCCGGCAGAAGCTCGCGGGCATCGTGTTCCAGAAGAGGCTCGGCACCGTGCTCGGCAAGGCCGAGCGCATCGAGCGGCTCGCGCGCGAGCTGGGGCTTCTGTTGCAGCTCCCCGAGGCGACGATCATGGCGGCGGCCTCGGGCGCGCACCTCGCCAAGTGCGATCTCGTCACGCTGATGGTCGGCGAGTTCCCCGAACTCGAGGGCGAGATGGGCCGCGCCTACGCGCTCGCGCAGGGCGTGAGCCCCGATGTCGCGAACGTGATCCGCGAGCACTACCAGCCGAAGGGCGCGCACGAAGCGACCCCGAAATCGGACGCCGGCGCGCTCGTGTCGATCGCGGACAGGCTCGACACGCTCGTCGGCTGCTTCGCGATCGGCCTGTCCCCGACGGGCGCGACGGATCCGTACGGCTTGCGGCGCGCGTGTCTCGGCGTGCTGCGCACGCTGCTCGATCGAGGCTTCGATCTGCGCATCTCCGACGCGTTCCGCGCCGCCTACGACGGCTACGCCAGCGTCAAGCTCGACCTCGGCCCGGCCGAGCTGTCGGACAAGCTCGGAGACTTCTTCAACGAGCGTCTGCGCGGGCTGCTCGCCGGCGAGCTGCCGGGCGACGTCGTCGCGGCGGCGCTCGGGGTCGCGGCCGAGCGTCCGATCGACGTGCGGGCGCGGGCTCTGGCGATCGCGCAGCTCGACGCGGCCACGCGGGCGAGCGTGGGCGAGGTCTTCAAGCGCGCGACCAACATCGCGAGCGGCGCGCCCATCGGCGAGCCGACCCCGCCGCGCGTCGAGGATCATGCGAGCGAGATCAAGCTCTACGAGGGCTACATCTCGCTGCGCGAGAAGCTCGCGGCCCTGCGGCGCGAGAGCGACTACGGCGCCGCGCTGCGCGAGGTCGCCGCGTTCGCCCCGCTGCTTCACCAGTACTTCGTGGACGTCTACGTCATGACCGACGACGTCGCGGTGCGGGAGAACAGGCTGCGGCTCATGCGGGCGATCGCCGAGACGTGCGCGACGCTCGCCAAGCTCGAGCTCCTGGGCGAGCGCAAGGACGCGTAG
- the rsgA gene encoding ribosome small subunit-dependent GTPase A produces MTSPALERLGYRPYFIGHFTAHEAPGRVPARVITEHRGAYRVLGDEGERWAAITGKLRHEAQSPIDFPAVGDWVVLDANPDPQGRAVIHAVLPRRTEFIRRAAGNEGKPQVVAANVDYVFLVSSLNRDFSPRRLERYLALVRESGAEPVIVLSKSDLVDPGPAIEQAAAVARGVAIHALSSLSGDGLDVIRGYLRDDSTGVLLGSSGVGKSTLINRLLGEERLATKPIRDTDDTGRHATVRRELVLLPEGGILIDTPGMREIGLWEGSSGIDEAFDDIATLAAQCKFTDCHHESEPGCAVRAAVEAGSLKEDRLASYKNLREEQDRLEMMADARARAEEKGKLRTTARALRSHLQKKRG; encoded by the coding sequence ATGACGTCACCCGCCCTCGAGCGCCTCGGCTATCGCCCCTATTTCATCGGCCACTTCACTGCCCACGAGGCGCCCGGGCGCGTCCCGGCGCGCGTCATCACCGAGCACCGCGGCGCCTACCGCGTGCTCGGCGACGAGGGCGAACGCTGGGCGGCCATCACGGGCAAGCTCCGCCACGAGGCCCAGAGCCCCATCGATTTCCCTGCCGTCGGCGACTGGGTCGTCCTCGACGCCAACCCCGATCCGCAGGGGCGCGCGGTGATCCACGCCGTCCTGCCGCGCCGCACCGAGTTCATTCGCCGGGCTGCTGGCAACGAGGGCAAGCCCCAGGTCGTGGCCGCGAACGTCGATTACGTCTTCCTGGTCAGCTCGCTCAATCGTGATTTCAGCCCGCGTCGGCTCGAGCGTTACCTCGCGCTCGTCCGCGAGAGCGGGGCCGAGCCCGTCATCGTGCTCAGCAAATCCGATCTCGTCGATCCCGGCCCTGCGATCGAGCAGGCGGCCGCGGTCGCGCGCGGGGTGGCCATTCACGCGTTGAGCTCGCTCAGCGGCGACGGCCTCGACGTGATCCGCGGCTATCTGCGCGACGACTCCACGGGCGTGCTGCTCGGCTCGTCGGGCGTCGGCAAATCGACCCTGATCAATCGCCTCCTCGGCGAGGAGCGCCTCGCCACCAAGCCCATTCGCGACACGGACGACACGGGACGGCACGCGACCGTGCGCCGCGAGCTCGTGCTCCTGCCCGAGGGCGGCATCCTCATCGACACGCCGGGCATGCGCGAGATTGGTCTCTGGGAGGGCTCCTCGGGCATCGACGAGGCGTTCGACGACATCGCCACGCTCGCCGCGCAGTGCAAGTTCACCGATTGCCATCACGAATCGGAGCCGGGCTGCGCCGTCCGGGCGGCCGTCGAGGCGGGCAGCTTGAAGGAAGATCGGCTCGCCAGTTACAAGAACCTGCGCGAGGAGCAGGATCGGCTCGAGATGATGGCGGATGCGAGGGCGCGGGCCGAGGAGAAGGGGAAGCTGCGCACCACGGCGCGGGCGCTGCGGTCGCATTTGCAGAAGAAGCGCGGGTGA
- a CDS encoding DedA family protein, whose product MQALLERLSTLHGPGAYALFFVLVFGCGIGLPLNEDLLIIAAAVLVYYGALSAPLVIVLAIFGVVLGDALALYAGARLGDGLARRRWLSRIVPPERLSRAQEQFRRRGHGLLFIARFLPGVRTAVFFAAGTLGIPLRALWLYDGVAALIEIPALVYGVRYAAGNTDALLEILRRFQLALVAAVLVGAFLYWMYRRRRG is encoded by the coding sequence ATGCAAGCCCTCCTCGAACGCCTCTCCACGCTGCACGGTCCAGGCGCCTACGCGCTGTTCTTCGTGCTCGTCTTCGGCTGTGGGATCGGGCTGCCGCTCAACGAGGACCTGCTCATCATCGCGGCCGCGGTGCTGGTCTACTACGGCGCCCTATCGGCGCCGCTCGTCATCGTGCTCGCCATCTTCGGCGTGGTGCTGGGCGACGCGCTCGCGCTCTACGCTGGCGCGCGCCTCGGTGACGGGCTCGCGCGGCGGCGGTGGCTTTCGCGCATCGTGCCGCCGGAGAGGCTCTCGCGCGCGCAGGAGCAATTTCGCAGGCGGGGGCACGGGCTCCTGTTCATTGCGAGGTTTCTGCCCGGCGTGCGCACGGCCGTGTTCTTCGCCGCCGGCACGCTGGGCATTCCGCTGCGAGCGCTGTGGCTGTACGACGGCGTGGCGGCGCTGATCGAGATTCCGGCGCTCGTGTACGGGGTTCGCTACGCGGCGGGGAATACCGACGCGCTGCTCGAGATATTGCGGCGGTTCCAGCTCGCGCTGGTCGCGGCGGTGCTGGTGGGGGCGTTTCTTTACTGGATGTATCGGCGGCGGCGGGGCTGA
- a CDS encoding urate hydroxylase PuuD — MITAFQDWIAILLRWLHLMAGIAWVGTSFYFNWFDLSVRPPKGKVLKENIRGTLDEIHGGSFYYHEQYWPDTHPERLLVHAWPAKTTLITGILLLTGIYWHGARTYLIDPSVADLPPIAAIGISFVSLVACWFFYDLLCFFADSNRTVFVVMSLFVALAAWCYQHVFSGRAAYIHVGAMLGTCMGLNVWTSIVPHHIAMRKRLMAGQPIDKKDGEKAKRRSQHNNYFTLPVTFAMISNHFALAYNHHRAWLILCLLMAGGVSIRHYLNVLYKEDRKERSLLAVVVAAFGGAIGLSFVRPAPPPVVGPVDTPTAMAIVQRRCMPCHSQKPTHPSFAAPPSGFILETPEHVMAKAEKVVQRTSVTRDMPQGNATGMTDEERAQLKVWVEGQGKKP, encoded by the coding sequence ATGATTACGGCATTCCAGGATTGGATCGCGATTCTGCTCCGCTGGCTCCACCTGATGGCGGGCATCGCGTGGGTGGGGACGTCGTTTTACTTCAATTGGTTCGACCTGTCCGTCCGGCCGCCGAAGGGCAAGGTGCTGAAGGAGAACATCCGCGGCACGCTCGACGAGATCCACGGGGGCAGCTTCTACTATCACGAGCAGTACTGGCCGGACACGCACCCCGAGCGCCTGCTCGTCCACGCCTGGCCCGCGAAGACGACGCTGATCACCGGCATCCTCCTGCTCACGGGAATTTACTGGCACGGCGCCCGGACGTACCTCATCGACCCGAGCGTGGCCGATCTGCCCCCGATTGCCGCGATCGGTATCAGCTTCGTCTCGCTCGTGGCTTGCTGGTTCTTCTACGACCTGCTCTGCTTCTTCGCCGACAGCAATCGCACGGTGTTCGTGGTGATGTCCCTCTTCGTCGCGCTCGCGGCGTGGTGTTATCAGCACGTGTTCAGCGGGCGCGCGGCGTACATTCACGTGGGCGCGATGCTCGGGACGTGCATGGGACTCAACGTGTGGACGTCGATCGTTCCCCACCACATCGCCATGCGAAAGCGGCTGATGGCGGGGCAGCCCATCGACAAGAAGGACGGCGAGAAGGCGAAGCGGCGCTCGCAGCACAACAACTATTTCACGTTGCCGGTCACGTTCGCGATGATCAGCAACCATTTCGCGCTGGCCTACAACCACCACCGCGCATGGCTGATCCTGTGCCTCCTGATGGCGGGAGGCGTCTCCATTCGCCATTACCTGAACGTCCTCTACAAGGAGGACCGCAAGGAGCGGTCGCTGCTCGCGGTGGTCGTGGCCGCATTCGGGGGCGCGATCGGTCTGAGCTTCGTGCGCCCCGCCCCGCCGCCGGTCGTGGGGCCGGTGGACACGCCGACGGCGATGGCGATCGTGCAGCGGCGGTGCATGCCGTGCCATTCGCAGAAGCCGACGCATCCGTCGTTCGCGGCGCCGCCGTCGGGGTTCATCCTGGAGACCCCCGAGCACGTGATGGCCAAGGCGGAGAAGGTCGTGCAGCGGACCTCGGTGACCCGCGACATGCCCCAGGGGAATGCGACGGGCATGACGGACGAGGAGCGCGCGCAGCTCAAGGTATGGGTCGAGGGGCAAGGGAAGAAGCCGTAG
- a CDS encoding CHASE3 domain-containing protein, whose amino-acid sequence MIRFHFSATSRSARCTCRTIGRGVAGMKRSLSMAQQVVASFVITISILVAIGAYSASRIEHLVGTSRSVSQTHEELTELSSFLAALDEAETGTRGFVITGRDAMLAPYNQGKGALGRHHARLQVLFRDEAQARRVADLRPLLDERMREIEATIDARRRGGFDAALTLVQDSRHEEVMGRIRAIVSELRAHQQDVLAQRKAAVASEGSRVVRDLGLLALGALAQMILGAVLVVGGAMRRIAKAARGIDGASNELDAAARQQLEGAKELVASATAVSSTVREMVATSRQIAASAGRVTELARGTSTAAKGGTQMTDGAQQTMAIVRQRSERLTASVLDLSKRSEEIGGILDIVGELAEQTNILAVNATIEAAGVGEPGRRFGVVAGEIRKLADRVSNSTKDIRLRVDDIRKAESTMILASDDFARLAEGSARRYAKLAQSFQQIAALADDTVQAALEIEHGTQQQASAVEQVSSAITSVAQTAHEGESSAAQTGATASQLATLSRQLGQIVGSAPAPA is encoded by the coding sequence GTGATTCGCTTCCATTTCAGCGCGACATCTCGCTCGGCGCGCTGTACATGTCGGACGATCGGGAGGGGAGTCGCGGGCATGAAGCGATCGTTGTCCATGGCGCAGCAGGTCGTCGCGTCGTTCGTCATTACGATCTCCATCCTGGTCGCCATCGGGGCTTATTCGGCCTCGCGCATCGAGCACCTCGTCGGCACGAGCCGATCCGTGTCGCAGACGCACGAGGAGCTGACCGAGCTGTCGAGCTTCCTCGCGGCGCTGGACGAGGCCGAGACGGGGACGCGCGGCTTCGTGATCACCGGGCGCGACGCGATGCTCGCGCCGTACAACCAGGGCAAGGGGGCTCTCGGACGGCACCATGCGCGGCTCCAGGTGCTCTTCCGCGACGAGGCGCAAGCGCGGCGCGTCGCAGATCTCCGGCCGCTCCTGGACGAGCGGATGCGCGAGATCGAAGCGACCATCGACGCGCGTCGACGGGGAGGCTTCGATGCGGCCCTCACGCTCGTGCAGGACAGCCGCCACGAAGAGGTGATGGGGCGGATCCGCGCGATCGTGAGCGAGCTGCGGGCGCACCAGCAAGACGTGCTCGCGCAGCGCAAAGCGGCGGTCGCGAGCGAAGGCTCGCGGGTGGTACGCGATCTCGGTCTTCTGGCGCTCGGCGCGCTCGCACAGATGATCCTCGGCGCAGTGCTGGTCGTGGGCGGCGCGATGCGGCGAATCGCCAAGGCGGCCCGCGGGATCGATGGCGCATCCAACGAGCTCGACGCGGCCGCGCGCCAGCAGCTCGAGGGCGCGAAGGAGCTCGTCGCGTCCGCCACCGCGGTCTCGAGCACCGTGCGCGAGATGGTGGCGACGTCGCGGCAGATCGCCGCGAGCGCCGGGCGCGTGACCGAGCTGGCCAGAGGGACGTCCACCGCAGCGAAGGGCGGCACGCAGATGACCGACGGCGCGCAGCAAACCATGGCCATCGTGCGCCAGCGGTCCGAGCGTTTGACCGCGAGCGTGCTCGACCTGAGCAAGCGCTCGGAGGAGATCGGCGGCATCCTCGACATCGTCGGCGAGCTGGCCGAGCAGACGAACATCCTCGCCGTCAACGCCACCATCGAGGCCGCTGGCGTGGGCGAGCCGGGCCGGCGCTTCGGGGTCGTCGCGGGCGAGATCCGCAAGCTCGCCGATCGGGTGAGCAACTCGACGAAGGACATCCGCCTGCGCGTCGACGACATCCGCAAGGCCGAGAGCACCATGATCCTGGCCTCCGACGACTTCGCGAGGCTCGCCGAGGGGAGCGCGCGGCGTTACGCGAAGCTCGCGCAGAGCTTCCAGCAGATCGCCGCGCTCGCCGACGACACCGTGCAGGCCGCGCTCGAGATCGAGCACGGCACGCAGCAGCAGGCGAGCGCCGTCGAGCAGGTATCGAGCGCCATCACGAGCGTGGCGCAAACGGCGCACGAAGGCGAGTCGAGCGCGGCGCAGACCGGCGCCACGGCGTCCCAGCTCGCGACGCTATCGAGACAGCTCGGGCAGATCGTCGGAAGCGCGCCGGCGCCGGCTTGA
- a CDS encoding type VI secretion system Vgr family protein, which produces MATLHLTTAIGSPFDVRRFSIREAISEAFEIDILAMANDPNIDLEAVAGKPATFHIEPGYLNVFGVERMWSGVVSHAEQVIGVAPRIAGSKVLSTYAIRLVPQMWLLTQRTNNRIFQHISIPEIVRKVLGDAGVQMRWKIDSAKYPPLEYKVQYGETDWAFVNRLLEEAGISYVFADEDTASVVLLSDKLTSNPKRAGDAIHYEDNPTEAAEREFVTRLRLSHEVRPGARQIADFDFRNPSFRLFAEAPKSGAPENEYEQYEYLPGSFLVEGGKGGATPVADDKGVARYEGNYGKERVERMLVAERTGKRTVIFETNVVDLAPGTIFAIDNHPHEALSSLLMAVAMDMRGTHDDKWDMVVRSVFKEDPFRPALRTPKPRIFGAQSATVVGPQGQEIYTDEFGRVRVQFPWDREGSFDDESSCWIRVSQGWGGTGFGMITIPRIGQEVLVGFLDGDPDQPIIVGRVYNAVNPVPYKLPENKTVSGWKTHSSPTTGGYNEIKLEDKASKELVYIQAQRDMHELVKRDETKRIERHHHRTVLEDQHLLVKKTKKEMIEKDEHLIIKGDRFQKIEKSTSLIIGVDQQEKVGNKHALDAGKEIHLKAGQTVVIEAGTRLTIKGPGGFVDIHSGGIDIVGTVVRINSGGSAGSGSGSSPTEPRDAEEALPKDVPVD; this is translated from the coding sequence ATGGCAACCCTCCACCTGACGACAGCGATCGGGTCTCCCTTCGACGTGCGACGTTTCTCCATCCGCGAGGCGATCTCGGAAGCCTTCGAGATCGATATCCTCGCGATGGCGAACGACCCGAACATCGATCTCGAGGCCGTGGCCGGCAAGCCTGCCACCTTTCACATCGAACCCGGTTACCTGAACGTCTTCGGGGTCGAACGGATGTGGTCCGGCGTCGTCAGCCACGCCGAGCAGGTCATCGGTGTCGCGCCGAGGATCGCCGGATCGAAGGTGCTGTCGACCTACGCGATCCGCCTCGTCCCCCAGATGTGGCTGCTCACCCAGCGCACGAACAACCGCATCTTCCAGCACATCTCGATCCCCGAGATCGTCCGCAAGGTGCTCGGCGACGCGGGCGTGCAGATGCGGTGGAAGATCGACTCGGCCAAGTACCCCCCGCTCGAGTACAAGGTGCAGTACGGCGAGACCGACTGGGCCTTCGTGAACCGATTGCTCGAAGAGGCCGGCATCTCGTACGTGTTCGCCGACGAGGACACGGCCTCGGTTGTGTTGCTTTCGGACAAACTGACCTCGAACCCGAAGCGCGCCGGGGATGCGATTCACTACGAGGACAATCCCACCGAGGCGGCCGAGCGCGAGTTCGTGACGCGCCTGCGGCTGTCGCACGAGGTGCGGCCGGGCGCGCGGCAGATCGCCGACTTCGATTTCCGCAACCCGAGCTTCCGCCTCTTCGCCGAGGCCCCCAAATCGGGCGCGCCGGAGAACGAGTACGAGCAGTACGAGTACCTGCCCGGCTCCTTCCTCGTCGAGGGCGGCAAGGGCGGCGCGACGCCCGTGGCCGACGACAAAGGCGTCGCTCGCTACGAGGGCAACTACGGCAAGGAGCGCGTCGAGCGAATGCTCGTCGCGGAGCGGACGGGCAAGCGCACGGTCATCTTCGAGACCAACGTGGTCGACCTCGCGCCCGGCACCATCTTCGCGATCGACAATCACCCGCACGAGGCGCTCTCGTCGCTGCTCATGGCGGTCGCGATGGACATGCGCGGCACGCACGACGACAAATGGGACATGGTCGTGCGCTCGGTCTTCAAGGAGGACCCGTTCCGCCCGGCGCTGCGCACGCCGAAGCCGCGCATCTTCGGCGCGCAGAGCGCGACGGTGGTCGGCCCGCAGGGGCAGGAGATCTACACCGACGAGTTCGGCCGCGTGCGCGTGCAGTTCCCCTGGGATCGCGAGGGCTCGTTCGACGACGAGAGCTCGTGCTGGATCCGCGTGAGCCAGGGCTGGGGCGGCACGGGGTTTGGAATGATCACGATTCCCCGCATCGGCCAGGAGGTGCTCGTCGGTTTCCTCGACGGCGACCCCGATCAGCCGATCATCGTGGGGCGCGTCTATAATGCGGTAAACCCCGTCCCCTACAAGCTGCCCGAGAACAAGACCGTGAGCGGCTGGAAGACGCACTCGTCGCCGACCACGGGTGGCTACAACGAGATCAAGCTCGAGGACAAGGCGAGCAAGGAGCTCGTCTACATCCAGGCGCAGCGCGACATGCACGAGCTCGTCAAGCGCGACGAGACCAAGCGCATCGAGCGCCACCACCACCGCACGGTGCTCGAGGACCAGCACCTCCTCGTCAAGAAGACGAAGAAGGAGATGATCGAGAAGGACGAGCACCTGATCATCAAGGGCGATCGCTTCCAGAAGATCGAAAAGTCGACCTCGCTCATCATCGGCGTCGATCAGCAGGAGAAGGTCGGCAACAAGCACGCGCTCGACGCGGGCAAGGAGATCCACCTCAAGGCGGGGCAGACCGTCGTGATCGAGGCCGGCACGCGCCTGACCATCAAGGGGCCGGGCGGGTTCGTCGACATTCATTCGGGCGGCATCGACATCGTGGGCACGGTGGTGCGCATCAACAGCGGCGGCTCGGCCGGCAGTGGGAGCGGTTCGAGCCCGACCGAGCCGAGGGACGCCGAGGAGGCGCTCCCCAAGGACGTGCCGGTCGACTGA
- a CDS encoding PAAR domain-containing protein has product MPPAARITDNHVCPKVEPGPVPHVGGPILTGHFKTFIGWIPASRVDDKAFCVGPPDTISKGSSNVIIGDKQAARICDSTEHGGIIVTGCPTVLIGETPQSSALRAAAASGAPFCEECEKALKAAKEAAPVVPPEGGLVETPQPAPWVPAGSVTAKTAADIGLQPSAPGTKVTPYTPTPEERELAASPGNTLAHREAREKVVRDFYERYTGDGLDQARADQDMGVGGKPPRPNGKYVGYGIDLSLPLQVVQLGPPQTMAQYVNKSHGYPGNFFDPIGNQTGDQVGLNADPKIRKSVTWEMPVGEGLFSGNGPVIDDWTDKENPLLTQGGGVQITVPNSVKKAARCVKCKLQPCKC; this is encoded by the coding sequence ATGCCGCCTGCCGCACGGATCACGGACAATCACGTTTGCCCGAAGGTCGAGCCGGGCCCCGTCCCTCATGTCGGCGGACCGATCTTGACGGGGCACTTCAAGACCTTCATCGGCTGGATTCCCGCGTCGCGCGTCGACGACAAGGCCTTTTGCGTGGGGCCGCCCGATACGATCTCCAAGGGCTCGTCGAACGTCATCATCGGCGACAAGCAGGCCGCGCGCATCTGCGACTCGACCGAGCACGGCGGCATCATCGTCACCGGCTGCCCGACGGTGCTCATCGGAGAAACCCCGCAATCGTCCGCGTTGAGGGCGGCCGCCGCGAGCGGCGCGCCATTCTGCGAGGAGTGCGAGAAGGCCTTGAAGGCGGCGAAGGAGGCCGCGCCGGTCGTGCCCCCCGAGGGCGGCCTGGTCGAGACGCCGCAGCCCGCGCCCTGGGTCCCGGCCGGCTCGGTGACCGCGAAGACCGCGGCGGACATCGGATTGCAGCCGTCCGCGCCGGGGACGAAGGTCACGCCCTACACGCCCACGCCCGAGGAGCGCGAGCTCGCCGCCTCGCCCGGCAATACGCTCGCGCACCGGGAGGCGCGCGAGAAGGTCGTTCGCGATTTCTACGAGCGCTACACGGGCGACGGGCTCGACCAGGCGCGCGCCGACCAGGACATGGGCGTCGGCGGAAAGCCCCCGCGGCCCAATGGCAAATACGTGGGCTACGGCATCGATCTGTCGCTCCCGCTCCAGGTCGTCCAGCTCGGTCCCCCGCAGACGATGGCGCAGTACGTGAACAAATCGCACGGCTACCCGGGCAATTTCTTCGATCCCATCGGCAACCAGACGGGAGACCAGGTCGGGCTCAACGCCGATCCGAAGATTCGCAAGTCGGTCACCTGGGAAATGCCCGTAGGAGAGGGGCTCTTCAGCGGAAACGGCCCCGTCATCGACGACTGGACGGACAAGGAGAACCCGCTGCTCACCCAGGGCGGCGGTGTCCAGATCACGGTGCCAAACAGCGTGAAAAAGGCAGCGCGTTGCGTGAAGTGCAAGCTTCAACCGTGCAAGTGCTGA
- a CDS encoding immunity protein Tsi6 family protein produces the protein MPSTISSFAEFDRRLGDAMKGIDALAAQYPEERAIQSIKLQLEALHGWTRGGRKPEQVEKDRLNFGLLASRFVDEIDSKLAGELYQLASYVIYW, from the coding sequence ATGCCGTCCACCATTTCATCCTTCGCAGAGTTCGATCGGCGCCTCGGCGACGCCATGAAGGGCATCGACGCGCTCGCCGCGCAGTACCCCGAAGAGCGGGCCATCCAGTCGATCAAGCTGCAGCTCGAGGCCCTTCACGGGTGGACGCGCGGCGGCCGAAAGCCCGAGCAGGTCGAGAAGGACCGGCTCAATTTCGGGCTGCTCGCGAGCCGGTTCGTGGACGAGATCGACAGCAAACTGGCTGGCGAGCTGTATCAGCTCGCCAGCTATGTCATTTACTGGTGA
- a CDS encoding DUF4123 domain-containing protein, with protein sequence MSEVRHAILQVLWGPEAFRKVILAPGDVVRVGRADEADLVLPHDAELGKIHFEVDWDGERGEVRARHGGGETLVGGRPVVQSWLKHGAWVHAGSTDFMFYYEAETPPRKLPPDTPERRARVAEALAALSAEASLYGVFDAARDDRVLVLLREAIEEHRSLYEGTQGYALAEVAPYLVRFSPNSRLLRALVEEGWGESWGVYLVGDEPPKAVRRHLRRFLMVEEEDTGERLYFRWYDPRVIRDFMPLATVRQKSELYGNLSAWICEGPDGELVRMDRPPELSGEGANGEEPDVPRS encoded by the coding sequence ATGAGCGAGGTGCGCCACGCCATCCTGCAAGTCCTCTGGGGGCCCGAGGCCTTTCGCAAGGTCATCCTCGCGCCTGGCGACGTGGTGCGCGTCGGCCGCGCCGACGAGGCGGATCTCGTCCTGCCGCACGACGCGGAGCTCGGGAAGATCCATTTCGAGGTCGACTGGGACGGCGAGCGCGGCGAGGTGCGGGCGCGGCACGGCGGGGGCGAGACCCTGGTCGGCGGCAGGCCCGTGGTTCAATCGTGGCTCAAGCACGGCGCGTGGGTCCACGCCGGCTCGACCGATTTCATGTTCTATTACGAGGCCGAGACCCCGCCGCGCAAGCTGCCGCCCGACACGCCCGAGCGCCGCGCCCGCGTCGCGGAGGCGCTCGCCGCGCTCTCGGCCGAGGCGTCGCTCTACGGCGTCTTCGACGCGGCCCGCGACGATCGCGTCCTCGTCCTCCTGCGCGAGGCGATCGAGGAGCACCGCTCGCTCTACGAGGGCACGCAAGGGTATGCCCTCGCCGAGGTCGCGCCTTATCTCGTGCGGTTTTCCCCGAATTCGCGCCTGTTGCGCGCGCTCGTCGAGGAGGGCTGGGGCGAGTCGTGGGGGGTCTATCTCGTGGGCGACGAGCCGCCCAAGGCCGTGCGGCGACACCTCAGGCGCTTCTTGATGGTCGAGGAAGAGGACACGGGCGAGCGGCTCTATTTCCGGTGGTACGATCCGCGCGTCATTCGCGACTTCATGCCGCTCGCGACCGTGAGGCAAAAGAGCGAGCTATACGGCAACCTGAGCGCCTGGATCTGCGAGGGGCCGGACGGGGAGCTGGTCCGGATGGACAGACCTCCGGAGCTGTCGGGCGAGGGGGCGAACGGGGAGGAGCCTGATGTTCCGCGTTCGTAG